In Streptomyces sp. NBC_00341, the DNA window GGGGGGCACAAGTGAGCGACGACCAGCCGATTCCGCTGGAAGGCATCCCCGTCTTCACCGGAAACCTGGCGACCCTTGATGTGAACGTCACCGAGCTGGCCTCTGCCGCGGAATCCGTCGCGACGACCACCGGGGACGTCCACAGCAGCTTCGGCGGCCTCCACGCCTTCTACCGGGCTCCCGAGGCCGAACAGCTCTTCGCCACGACGAAGCCGGTCGTGACCAGCGGCCATACGCTGGAGTCCGACCTCACGACCATCGCCGGTGCGCTGCGCACGTACTCGGACGAGGTCTATCCGCTGGTCGAGAAGCTGAAGGAGATCAGACGGGACGCCGGCGCCTTCCTGGTGAAGGCCAACGCCGACGACAAGTGGCGTGAGGACGGCGACCTGGTCGACGAGAACAACCACCGCCGCGACGAGATCGCCGAGACCCTGTCCGCGTTCCAGGATGCGGAGATCGCCTGTCACAACAAGATCGTCGCCCTGGTCTGCGCACTGCCCCTGCACAAGAGCGACGGTTCCGACAGCACCCACCAGTACGGCTTCGACGCCGAGTCCCTCAAGCAAGCCGAGGGACTCCCCTGGGGCGACCCGCTCGTGGAATCCACCCCCTGGTGGCAGGTGTGGGAGCACGGGGCGGACTTCGTCACGGGCTTCTTCGTCGACGGAGTGGGGGGCACGCTCAAGGGCCTGGGCACCCTCGTCGGCACCGACGGCTGGGACGCCGCCAAGCAGGCGTGGACGGGGCTGGGGAAGCTCGCCACGGGACTCGCCCTGAGCAACCCGTACATGGGTGGCCTGCTGTTCTGGTCGATACCCGACGCAGACCTGCCCGCCTACCTGCGTGATTCGCGCAATGCGGTGAAGGAGACCGGCAAGGCGCTGCTGGCCTGGGACCAGTGGGGCGAGAACCCCTCCCGCGCCGCGGGCGCGGTGACCTTCAACGTCGTCACGACCGTCTTCACCGGCGGCACGGGCAGCACGGCCTCCGGCGCCGGGAAGGCCGCGCTGGCCGCGAAGGCCCTGTCCACCGCGGGCAAGGTGGGCCGGCTCGTCGACCCGATGACGTACGTCTTCAAGGGCGCCGGCATGGGCCTGACGAAGATCAGCGACGTGATGGCCAGCTTCAAGGGCCTGGGCACCACCGCGATCCCTCCCCTGCCGGAAGGCGCGCTCACCCTGCCGGAGGGCGGGTTCAAGCTCGCTGACGGGACCCTGCACCTCCCGGAGGGCTCGGCGATCCCGGACAGCGCGTTCGAGGTCCCGAGCAACTCGTTCAAGCTCCCCGACGGCACGGAGATCCCCGCCGGGGCGATCGACCTGGGCGACGGCGTGGTTCGCCTCCCCGAGGGCATGGCACCCCCGTCCGGCTCCCTCCGCATCCCGGAAGGCGCCCTCAAACTGCCCGAAGGCACGACAGCCCTGCCCGAAAGCGCCACCCGGCTCACCGACCTGGACGGCAGCACCGTCTACGTGGACGGCCCGGGCAACCTCCTGAAGGAGGACGGCACCCTCCAGCAACACCACACCGCCGCGAAGCGGGATGGCGTGGCCCCGGGCGCGGAAACCCCGGCCATCACCCTGCCCCCGGTATTGGTCGGCGCCCACACCGTCGGCGGCAACGCGGACGGGGCGATCCGGATGGGCGACGACTTGGGGGGCGCGGGGCGGGCAGGCGACGACGCCACTGGTCCAACTGAACCACCGGGTGGGGTGGCGAACAGCCTGCCGAGCGGCTCAGCCGACTATCTGCCGAGCAACAAGGTGAACGACGGAAGTGGTGCCGGCAGATCGGACGACGGCGCTGGGACTGCCGGGGGCAGCCACGGCGACCGGCCGGTCGGCAACGGTGACCACGCGCCAACCAGCCATCCCAACGCCACGGATCCCAGCCCAATGTTGAGACACGAGCCGTCCGACGGACCCCCCGGACACATTCCGGGAGAGGACGTTCCTGCTGGTGGGCTGGACGAGCCGGCCAAGGTCAGTGACGAGGGAACCTCTCCGACGCACATGGATCCCGACGATATCCCCCTTGCCGAGAGGGATATACGCGAGCCAGGGGGCAATCTCGCCGATGATGCCGCTCGGCGCTTGTCAGATCCGATCCAACTCGGAGACACCCCGCTTCCCCCTGCAGGTCCCGGCAACAAGGTACTCGGAACACTCGAAGAGAGTCGAGTCACTAGGAACAGTGATGGTCTCATCACTCTGATCGACGGCCGGAAGGCAGAGCACTTCCTCAAGGACCTTTCGTTCCAACGTGCCGAGGTATATAAATCCGCCAAGGAAGCGGGAACTTTCTCAAGAAAAAAGACTGGCGCTTGCGTTGGCGTCGTAATGGATTCGCGAACCGGGGTTGTCGTTGAAGCTATAAACGGAAAGGCCGACGACGTCATCCCAGCTGACCAGGTTCATCCGACGGTTGCCGCTCGGGACGAGGGGCTCACCGACCCCCCCGCGCCCGACGAACCGCTGGGGCATGCCGAGGTCAAGGCCGTAAACGAGCTTCTATGGGAACGCCGGAAACAAGGCCTTCCTGATGATGTGACCGCCCTCCAAGACCTGCGCGCCTCGGTAGAGTTTCCCTTCATGCAACACAGGAGGACAGAGCTCCCCGTGCGACCGGCAGCCTTCTGTGCCAACTGTGAACGTATGCTGGATGGCGTTGACAGCTCGCACGGTAAATTCACCGGAAACCCGCCGACCGACGAAAATTGGATTCCTTGATGACTTCACCCAAGAGAATCGACATCGACGACCCCGAGGTCGACATGGATGGCGGGGGAAATCTCTCCTACAAAGGAGAACCCTTCACGGGAGAGGTGGCAGAGTATGCAGGCGACTCACTCATAAGCCTGGATGAATATGCCGATGGAGTCCTGCACGGAAAGAGCCAGGAGTGGCACTTGAATGGCACTCTTAGCTCCGCAGGCCTGGCGAAACATGGTCACCCCGTGGGAACGTGGAAACAATGGCACCCCAACGGATCGATCGCCTCGGAACGCGTATTCGCAGCAGCCGGAAGAACCATGCTCTCCGATAGGGCTTGGGACGAGAACGGAAATCTCACGAGGGAGTGGCAGAGAAATACTGATTGAGGTCTTCCACGACGGCACTCCGGGACTGACGCGCCCTTAGGGCTCGTAACACGATCTTGCTGCAACAACCTGGTTGGCCGTGACTGGTGTGAGGATTCGGCCGTTCGTGATGGTGTGAGTACTCGGCCGTGGATCGTGGATGACGACTTGTGGGCGCTGATCGAGCCGTTGCTGCCGCCTTGGCCGGAGCGGTCGCCGGGGCCGAGGCCGGTGTCGGACCGTCCTTGTCTCCAGGGCATCCTGTTCGTCCTTCACAACGACATGGCCTGGCAATTCCTGCCGTTGGAGCTGGGGTTCGGCTCTGGCCAGACCTGCTGGCGGCGTCTGGACCGGTGGCAGAAGGCCGGGGTTTTCGATCAGCTCCACCGGGTCCTGCTCGCGAAGCTGAATGCAGCCGGTGAACTCGACTGGTCACGAGCATGCGTGGATGGTTCCCACATCCGGGCGAAAAAGGGGGTGCCGACACCGGTCCGTCACCGGTCGACCGGCGGAAGACCGGCAGCAAACACCACTTGATCTGCGATGGACGCGGAACCCCGCTCAAGGTCATCACAACGACAGCCAACGTCAACGACGTCACCCAGACCCTCGCCCTGGTCGACGGCATCCCACCTGTTGCAGGCCGTCCCGGCCGGCCTCGTCGCAGGCCCGTCGCCCTGCTCGACGACAAGGGCTATGACTCCAATGCCTACCGTGACGAGCTGCGACAACGACAGATCCTGCCTGTCATCTCCCGCAAGGGATC includes these proteins:
- a CDS encoding IS5 family transposase (programmed frameshift), with translation MSTRPWIVDDDLWALIEPLLPPWPERSPGPRPVSDRPCLQGILFVLHNDMAWQFLPLELGFGSGQTCWRRLDRWQKAGVFDQLHRVLLAKLNAAGELDWSRACVDGPHPGEKGGADTGPSPVDRRKTGSKHHLICDGRGTPLKVITTTANVNDVTQTLALVDGIPPVAGRPGRPRRRPVALLDDKGYDSNAYRDELRQRQILPVISRKGSPNIKGMGKLRYVVEQTFALLHQFKRLAVRWERRTELHDAFVSLACGLICWRRLKKTHS
- a CDS encoding toxin-antitoxin system YwqK family antitoxin, coding for MTSPKRIDIDDPEVDMDGGGNLSYKGEPFTGEVAEYAGDSLISLDEYADGVLHGKSQEWHLNGTLSSAGLAKHGHPVGTWKQWHPNGSIASERVFAAAGRTMLSDRAWDENGNLTREWQRNTD